In Hyalangium ruber, the genomic stretch AGAGGCGCTGCGTACTCTCCTCGTGCGCCTCCGGGCTTCCACCCCCGGCGATATCCTCGTGTATTCGGGTTACCCTTGGGAGGCGCTTGCCGGGCATCTCGATGCATGCGCGGGACTCATAGACGCCCTCATCTCCGACCCCTTTGAAGCTCGCGCACCGCAGACCCTGGCGCTGCGCGGCAGCGACAACCAGCGGCTGCACTGCCTCACGCCGCTGGGCGAGGCGAGGTTCCGCGCCTACGAGCGTCCACTCGAGGCCGCCGACCGGCAGCTCGACGTTCTATTCGACGAGGACGGCACGGTCTGGATGGCTGGCATCCCGCACCGAGGTGACATGCAGCGGCTTTCCACACTCCTCTCGGTTGGCGGGCACACGGCTTCGACAACGGAAGCCAGGCCCCTCAGCAAGAGGCAGCATTCATGACGCAGCTTCCTGAGCAACTCATCCGCGTGTGCCCACAGTGTGGGACCGAGCGTCCAGCCATGGAAACGCATTGTGAGAACCTCCTGGCTCATGGGCGTTGCCAATGGCCACTCTCCGAGGAGGAACTGCGCGTCCAAGGACAGGTGGTCACACGCGCGCCGGAGACTCCCGTCGGGACGAGGCCATGGCTCCAGTGCACCAACGGGCATGCTATCGATGCCGGCGACCAGCTATGCCTTCAATGTGGCGCAAGCATCGCGGACACGGCATCCCCCACGATCCCGCCTACACCGCCCGCGCCGAAGCTTGTGGGTGGGTGGCAACTGCTTGAGAGAGCCCCCTCCGCTGATGGCCCATGGGAACGGTTCCTTGTAGAGGATGCTTCAAGAGGTCATCGCGCGCTGCTTACCCTCTACGCAGCAGGGGCGGAGCCAGACCCGGCGGTGCGTGAGGTGCTGCGGAGAATGCCGCGGGACCACATTCCTGAACTCCTGGCCATCGGTCGGCACGAGGGACACGCCTACGAAGTGTTCGAGCACATCGACGGGGGAACGCTTGCTGACGCGGGGTTCTTCGCGGCGGGCAATCCAGCGGACCTGCGGCGGATGGTCGACGAACTCGGTCGGGCGCTAGCAGGCTTTGCCGAGGTGGGGCTGCGCCACCGCGACGTTCGTCCCACGACGATTCTTCTGCGCACACGCGAGCCGCTCGATCTCGTAGTGACGGACTTCGGTTCCGCTCGGCTGTCGGACTTCGACCTGGAATCGGTCGCGCCCTTGGGGCTGACCCGTTACTCAGCCCCCGAAGTCATTGTGGGCGCCGTGAGTGCCGCCAGCGACTGGTGGAGTCTAGGGATGATTCTGCTCGAGCATGCGACCGGTGGCGCGTGTTTCACGGGCGTCGATGACCGGGCATTCCAAATTCATGTTGTGACTCGGGGCGTTGACGTCCCTGCGGAACTGGATCCGTCCCTCCGGGTTCTTTTGCGCGGGCTTCTTGCACGCGACCCGCTGAAGCGCTGGTCCTGGCCCCAGGTGCAGGCGTGGCTTGCGGGCGAACCGGTCGAGGCGTCCGAGGACGGGGTTGCCTCACCTGCGGAGACAACGGGGCCAACTTTCACGCTTAAGAGGCGGGCCTTCAGCCGGCCAGAGCTCTTTGCTCTGGCGGCCGCAGAGGCGCAGAACTGGGAGGAGGCCCGGAGCCTCACCCTGCGCGGCGCCGTTAGCACATGGCTGGAAGAGCGAGGGGTTGACCCGAAAGTGCGGGCGCAGGTCCGCCGGCTTGCCTCTGATGAGTCCCTCCCAGAGGACTTCCGCCACGCACTTGTCCTCATGGCGATGAATCCCGCCCTGCCCCTTACGTGGGCTGGGGACATCGTTACCCCCGCATGGCTCCTTGCTCATCCGGAGGAAGGGTACGCCATCGTCACCGGAGGGGTCACACGCCACCTGGAGCAGATGGGGCGTGAGCCATGGCTCGTCCGGATGCGAACGCGCGCGGAGGCAGTGCGCGAGCGCGCCGGGCTACTTCAGATCGAACTAGATGAGGAGCGCCTACGCGTTGCTCTTCTGGCCTCCTCCAGGGCGAACTTGGAGGCTGAGCGCACAGCCCTCCGGCGCATCTACCCCGATACCGACCACGCCGGGCTGTCGTCCATCGTCGAGCGGACGCGGCTCACTGACGAGGATCTTATCCTCCTGGTCAGCGCGACCTTCCACCAGTTCACCCCCCTCGCTCAGCTCCTCGACCGGGCTGCGGAACTCGCGCTGCGCACCGGAGTCACACTCGACCGAGCGCAGGCAGAGACGTGGTTCGTGCGCTCCCGGCGCGAGGTATTCGCGGAGGCTGATGCGAGGGTCGCTAATTTCGCGCGCTGCGGCATCGTGCGGGTGGACGAGTGGGCTGACGCTTTCCGGGTCGAGCGGCGCATGCTCCTTGAGCGTGCTGTTGTCCTGCTCGCCGTGCCGCGAGAGAGGTGGAAGGAGCCGCCAAAGCAGCAGTACGTCGCGAACCTGCTCGAACTCTTCGAGAAGCGCGTTGCCGGCTCGGTCCAACGAGGACCACTCGTCCGGTTCCTTATCGGCAAGACCACCCCGCGCGTCGACCTGACTGAGCTTGGGACGGCGCATCGTCCAGCTGAAGCGCTTCTCGATCACGTGCTTGGGCGCACCGAGGCGCCCGTAGCTCTTGACCCAGCAGTTCTTACTGACGGCCCTGTTGAGAGCCGCATGCGGAAGTTGGTCAACCACGCGCTGACGTTCCGCCGCGATACAGGCATTGATGGGCGCTACCTCGGTTTCCCCTTCCTCGTCTTGCGCCACGGTCGTCAGAGTTCAGCGAGCGCGGCGCCCCGCATCGCCCCCGTTCTGCTGTGGCCCGTCGCGCTTGAGCTCCAGAGCGGCAGTCGCCTCGGGACCCTTGTCTTCGACCGCGAGCGAGAGGAGGTCCGCCTAAACCCAGCACTTGAGGGGCTCCTTGAGGCTGCGGAGTTCGCGAAGTGGAAGGCAGCGCGGGATGAGCTCCTTGCGCGCCCTTCCATTCGCCTGGGTGATGTGATGGACCTCTTCGGTACGCTCGCAACCCCACGTGCCAGAAGGCTCGCCCGGCTACCTAGCAAGGACGTCAAGCTGCCTGCTGGAACACGGGAACTCGCCTGTGCCGCCGCGATCTTCAACGCCGAGTTCACCGGCCAATCGCTTAGCGAAGACCTTCGTCAGATGCGTCGTATGCCTCCTGCAGGAACGGGATTGGAGGCGGCCCTGCGTGTCTCGGCGGAGCCGCCGTCTGGCGCGCCGCTCGGCATGGTGCCGGAGCGCGACCGGTTCCTCACAGTCGAGAGCGACCCGTCGCAGGAGGCGGCCGTGCTCCGGTCCCGCATGGCTCCGGGCCTCCTTGTCGAGGGGCCTCCTGGTACGGGCAAGAGCCAGACCATCGTCAACATCGTGGCGGATGCTATTGGCCGGGGCGAGTCGGTCCTTGTCGTTTGCCAGAAGCAGGCGGCACTACGGGTTGTCGAGAAGCGACTTGCCGCGGAGAGGCTCGGGGACCGCCTCTTCGTGGTCGTCGATGTCAACCGGGACAGGGAGTCCATCGTTCGTGCCCTACGCGAGCAGGTGGAGGCAGTCCGGAATGCCGATCCTTCGCGGGCTGCGACTCTGCGGCAGAAGCGCGCAGGGTTGGCTGGGCGTATTGAAGCCCTGGAGGCGGAGATTGATCGGCACCACCAAGCTTTACACACGGTAGATGGTGTAACTGGCCTGAGCTACCGGGCTCTCCTGGGAGAACTTGTCGGCCTAGAGACGGGCGGCGTCCCAGTCGATGTTCCTGGGCTGAGACTGCGCCTTGCCGATCTCGATCACGAAAGAGTCTCCCGGCTCGAGGAGGTATGCGGCCCCCTCGCATCGCCTTGGCTCGAATCCCGCTTTGAGGGCAGTCCCCTCAGCGTCCTCAGCAATTTTCCCGTCGACAAGGGAGTGAATGAGGCGTTTCTTCGGGGATTTACGCTCTTCGTTAAGGCAGAGACAGAGCGTCGCGATCTCCTAGCGCGGCCGAGCACATTCGACGTTGACGATCCTGCGCCCCTCCGCGCCTGGCTTGATGAGCATGGGCGGCTGTTCGAGGTGATGTCCCCCGAGACGCGAGCCCAGCTTGCGGCCTGGCTCGATCTCTTTATAGCGGGACGCGACGGCGCAGTCTTGGGGACGCAGATCCTCGAGACGCTGGAGAGGGCCGGGGAAACCCTGAGCCGGCTCGACGAGCGCGCCCATGACAGTGCGCTGTTCAGCATCTTGGCAGCTCTCCCGCCTGGGGAACTCAGGGCGTGGCTCGATACCGCAACACGCGCGACGGCCGAAGTATCTTTCTGGGGTCGGCTCAATCCAGGGCGCTGGCAGCAGCGTCGGCGCTTGCGCACCTTCCTCGCTGGTCAT encodes the following:
- a CDS encoding protein kinase domain-containing protein, which produces MREVLRRMPRDHIPELLAIGRHEGHAYEVFEHIDGGTLADAGFFAAGNPADLRRMVDELGRALAGFAEVGLRHRDVRPTTILLRTREPLDLVVTDFGSARLSDFDLESVAPLGLTRYSAPEVIVGAVSAASDWWSLGMILLEHATGGACFTGVDDRAFQIHVVTRGVDVPAELDPSLRVLLRGLLARDPLKRWSWPQVQAWLAGEPVEASEDGVASPAETTGPTFTLKRRAFSRPELFALAAAEAQNWEEARSLTLRGAVSTWLEERGVDPKVRAQVRRLASDESLPEDFRHALVLMAMNPALPLTWAGDIVTPAWLLAHPEEGYAIVTGGVTRHLEQMGREPWLVRMRTRAEAVRERAGLLQIELDEERLRVALLASSRANLEAERTALRRIYPDTDHAGLSSIVERTRLTDEDLILLVSATFHQFTPLAQLLDRAAELALRTGVTLDRAQAETWFVRSRREVFAEADARVANFARCGIVRVDEWADAFRVERRMLLERAVVLLAVPRERWKEPPKQQYVANLLELFEKRVAGSVQRGPLVRFLIGKTTPRVDLTELGTAHRPAEALLDHVLGRTEAPVALDPAVLTDGPVESRMRKLVNHALTFRRDTGIDGRYLGFPFLVLRHGRQSSASAAPRIAPVLLWPVALELQSGSRLGTLVFDREREEVRLNPALEGLLEAAEFAKWKAARDELLARPSIRLGDVMDLFGTLATPRARRLARLPSKDVKLPAGTRELACAAAIFNAEFTGQSLSEDLRQMRRMPPAGTGLEAALRVSAEPPSGAPLGMVPERDRFLTVESDPSQEAAVLRSRMAPGLLVEGPPGTGKSQTIVNIVADAIGRGESVLVVCQKQAALRVVEKRLAAERLGDRLFVVVDVNRDRESIVRALREQVEAVRNADPSRAATLRQKRAGLAGRIEALEAEIDRHHQALHTVDGVTGLSYRALLGELVGLETGGVPVDVPGLRLRLADLDHERVSRLEEVCGPLASPWLESRFEGSPLSVLSNFPVDKGVNEAFLRGFTLFVKAETERRDLLARPSTFDVDDPAPLRAWLDEHGRLFEVMSPETRAQLAAWLDLFIAGRDGAVLGTQILETLERAGETLSRLDERAHDSALFSILAALPPGELRAWLDTATRATAEVSFWGRLNPGRWQQRRRLRTFLAGHGEEPTETRMVALRQALGLEVQLRTVRREVAEVREALQLDVHEAPASLRMLRREVDDLLARLRPVKDAVAAVRVCPRPVEAEDMARSGTPEGYRRLRGAFDSAFERHAARTRSRTVLAPLAKWFQESWIAGCARSITQGRATTEMLLKIVKALGTLEPFQRFRVRAKGLDPEALAVFAALRDREDALRALPSAMLEEHVRRVIRREALLGWKARMEQTRPELLLERQELERRVQSLADSDRAMRELNRQLLAVDLDRTRLSTPVAWDSITRLRGPRMKRLREILEQGADLGLMHLRPIWLMNPDVASRLLPLKARLFDLVIYDEASQMPVEYAVPTLFRAGRVVISGDEKQMPPTSFFASRIDGDEDEEFDGEELDEAATEAERSAYEETWNRREVRDCPDLLQLGRGVLPTTTLQIHYRSRYRELIGYSNAAFYGNRLSVPARHPEAEVRRVRPIEVLRVEGVYADQTNAAEAQRVVDLLAEVWSAAPESRPSIGVVTFNRKQADLVEEVLEQRAEKDPGFQRAYQLERDRVQDGEDMGFFVKNVENVQGDERDVIVFSTTFGRDRNKAFRRSFGVLGQAGGERRLNVAVTRARQKVILVTSIPVSEVSDMLASGRAPDKPRDYLQAYLDYAHRISAGELKLARGATARLSANAGARRDREVDPDGFTAAVAGYIRELGYEAVPKDDGDAFGLDFAIVDPRTRLFGVAIECDAPRHELLSRARAREIWRPGVLSRSIPKVHRVSSRAWYHQAGEERRRLREAIHAALRGEGHS
- a CDS encoding 4Fe-4S single cluster domain-containing protein produces the protein MKLALSRLHYPVHALGPGARIGIWLQGCSIQCPGCISADTWAKERGWTTVEIVMATVAPWLAQADGVTISGGEPFDQPEALRTLLVRLRASTPGDILVYSGYPWEALAGHLDACAGLIDALISDPFEARAPQTLALRGSDNQRLHCLTPLGEARFRAYERPLEAADRQLDVLFDEDGTVWMAGIPHRGDMQRLSTLLSVGGHTASTTEARPLSKRQHS